The Flavobacterium psychrotrophum region ATATAAATTTCAACGAAGCAACAGGGCAGCACGCCTTTATGAGCGTAAAGCAGCCCGCATGGCACGGATTGGGTCAAATCGTACAGGATTACCCGACAAGCGCACAGGCTATCGCCTTTGCAGGCTTGGACTATGAAGTGGCAAAAGCCCCGATTTTCGCACGTGGCGCAGGGCTTTTCGAGAGTTTTCCAGTCCCTGACCAGTTCGCCACCATGCGCACCGATACCAAAGCCGTGTTCGGTGTGGTGGGCAAAGACTACCAAATCGTACAAAATGCCGATGCGTTCGCCTTTTTCGATGCCATTGTAGGCGGCGGCGAGGGCATACAGTATGAAACCGCAGGGGCTTTAGGCAACGGGGAACGCATTTTCATAACCGCCAAGCTGCCCGGCTACATCCGTGTCGGTAACGGGGACGATGTTACAGGCAAATATATTTTCCTGACCACCTCCCATGATGGCAGCGGAAGCATTACCGCAGCTTTTACGCCCGTACGTGTAGTTTGCCAAAATACCCTGAACGCTGCGCTGCGTTCTGCTACCAATGTGGTGCGCATACGCCACACCGCAGGGGCAAAAGAACGCCTGGAACAGGCGCACAAAGTGATGGGTGTTGCCGATACGCTTTCCCTGCAATTAGAGGGCATCTTTAACGAGTGGGCAAATACCCGCATCGAAGATAAACAGGTAAAAGAACTGATACAGTTAGCCCTTTGCCCGAATAAGGAAACCTACAGCCTGCTTAAAAAAGGGGCTACCGAGGAACTTTCAAGCATGTACAAAAATGCCTGCGAAGCGGCATTTGAATACGCTATGGCAGATGACACGCAAAGCATGGAAACCACCAAAGGCACGTTATTTGGCGCGTACAATGCCGTAACGGGCTACTATCAAAATGTGCGCAGCTTCAAGACAGGTGAGGATAAACTCAAATCCATCTGCCTGGGAGGCACAGCGCAGGCACGGGGGCAAAAAGCCTTTGACCTGTGCGGGGGCTTTGCCAAAAATGGGGCAGCCGCCCTGATACTGAACTGATAGTTAACCGCAGCCCTGTTTTGCAGGGCTGCTTAAAATTAAAGTTATGAGTGTATTAGCACAAACCACAGAACGCAAGGCAATTACTGTATTGAAAAAAGTGTTGCCCTATTTTGAAAGGCTTGATACGGTGGCAATGACTGCCGAAGATGATTTTGACACGAGAACCGCCCTAAACCTGATAAGGCGGGTTATTGAGAGCAACCCCGCACGACAACGCAAAACCCTAAAATAATTGTTATGCCAGTTACTAATTTTTTCGCCCATGCAGCCGCCATTCCCTTTGAGGGCTGCCTGAACATCACCATAAAAAAGGATTCCGAACAGCTTACCGTTTCGGTTTTGCTGCAAAACGAGGGCTGTGGGGATGCTGCCAAAAACCATATACCGCCCCTGATACTAAAGGGCAGCGCAAAGGAATTGTGCGAGGGCTTTTTTGATGCCGTTACCGCACCGCTTGCCGAAACTTCCCAACTGCTTGTCAATATGGAGCAGTACCTTAAAGGGCAGGAAGCCGCAAAGAAAAATGCCGCTATGGAGAAAAAGAAAACCGAGAAAGCGGACAAAGCCGACAAGCCTGACAAGACCGCCACGCCTGAGGAAATAAAGGAAATGAAATACGGCGGCATTATGGCAAAAGTCGATGCCCTTGAAAAGGAGGGCAAATTCAGGGATGCGTGGCTCAAAGTGCCGCAGGCTTCCGAATTCCCCGACAAATCAGAAGAAACGCAGAAACGCAGGGCAAGCCTGTCCGCTAAGTTCAGCCCCGACCTGTTTGGGGCAGGGCAGCCTGCCACCGATGTAACCCATCTTGAACCTAAAACCGAGAACGATGCTACAGACAACACTGATGCCGAGGGTATTCCTGATGAAAGATAAGGGCAATGAGTTTGCCCTGACCGACCCCGACCCCAAATGGAGCATAGAAGCTGTAATGAATTTCTATGCAAACAGCTACCCGACGCTGACCACCGCCAAGACGGTCGGCCCTGAAATTACCAACGATACGGTACAGTACCGTTTTGAAACCACAATGGGGACAAAAGGATAATGATAAAAGTAAAATTATGGATTATGCAAAAGTTAATATCGGGGCAGCTACGGCTGCCCCAAAACAAAAGGCAAAAGCTGCTGCACAAAAACGCAGGCGAGTTCCTGATGGGCTTGCAGCGCAGGAGAGATACCGCCGAAGTAATTGCCGACCGACTGCACTCTGCCCCGCAGGGGCTGCTGCCTATGGTTTTCTGAAAACCCGTTTCCTGCCCCATCACACGGGGCAGCCCTTTACAGGGAATGATAAAGAAAAAGAAGATTTTTACCGCAGTTTTGATTTGCTGTGCAGCCACTACCGTATAAATCCCGTTGATACGCGTGGGTTCGCCTATCCCTATGGCAGGGAGGTCGCCCTACACGAAGCCGCACGGCTGCTAAGGGACAAACACCCGCAGCATATTGAAATGGAATTGCAGGAAGATAGTGGCAGTTTTGCGCTACAGGCTATCGAGCGTTTCAACACCCAAAATACGTTGTTCTATATCCCTGTATTGCCCCTGCATACCCTGATGCGGGACAGGAAAAAAAGGAAAGCGGCACGGCTGCTGCTCTGTATTTTCCGTTATCTCTGCCACTCCGCAGGCGTTCCGTTTTACACCGAGGAAAACAGCTACCTGTATTGGAATTATGAGATGCTTGCCGACTGGGTAACAGGCGACCCTGGCGGATGGGATGAGGAGGACTATTATAATAATGTGCGTGAGGTAAGGGCAGCACAATACATCGGGGACACCATGCTGCGCAGGCTATGGAACACCATACACCGTGACCGCTTTGGGGAGTGGGTTTCCCACTACCAGCCTAAGGATATGTTTGAAAGGGAC contains the following coding sequences:
- a CDS encoding DUF932 domain-containing protein; the protein is MAHNINFNEATGQHAFMSVKQPAWHGLGQIVQDYPTSAQAIAFAGLDYEVAKAPIFARGAGLFESFPVPDQFATMRTDTKAVFGVVGKDYQIVQNADAFAFFDAIVGGGEGIQYETAGALGNGERIFITAKLPGYIRVGNGDDVTGKYIFLTTSHDGSGSITAAFTPVRVVCQNTLNAALRSATNVVRIRHTAGAKERLEQAHKVMGVADTLSLQLEGIFNEWANTRIEDKQVKELIQLALCPNKETYSLLKKGATEELSSMYKNACEAAFEYAMADDTQSMETTKGTLFGAYNAVTGYYQNVRSFKTGEDKLKSICLGGTAQARGQKAFDLCGGFAKNGAAALILN
- a CDS encoding PRTRC system protein C; amino-acid sequence: MLQTTLMPRVFLMKDKGNEFALTDPDPKWSIEAVMNFYANSYPTLTTAKTVGPEITNDTVQYRFETTMGTKG
- a CDS encoding prtrc system protein e — encoded protein: MPVTNFFAHAAAIPFEGCLNITIKKDSEQLTVSVLLQNEGCGDAAKNHIPPLILKGSAKELCEGFFDAVTAPLAETSQLLVNMEQYLKGQEAAKKNAAMEKKKTEKADKADKPDKTATPEEIKEMKYGGIMAKVDALEKEGKFRDAWLKVPQASEFPDKSEETQKRRASLSAKFSPDLFGAGQPATDVTHLEPKTENDATDNTDAEGIPDER